The Deinococcus fonticola genome has a segment encoding these proteins:
- a CDS encoding Panacea domain-containing protein yields MPISSPAEKRANHFIELAAADGRLLTHMQLQKLVYLAHSLALALHDRRLVANNFYAWRHGPVAPHLYEQLKGTGAQPVHHLLPEAMPAFDLDPQAQEVVKQTYEAYGRFDGWELRNITHLPGSPWSLTSEREAYGLIPDDLTRSY; encoded by the coding sequence ATGCCTATCTCCTCCCCTGCCGAGAAAAGAGCGAATCACTTCATCGAACTGGCCGCCGCTGACGGCAGGCTGCTGACACACATGCAGCTTCAGAAACTGGTGTACCTGGCCCACAGCCTCGCTCTGGCCCTGCACGACCGGCGGCTGGTCGCCAACAACTTCTACGCCTGGAGGCACGGCCCGGTCGCCCCCCACCTCTACGAGCAACTCAAAGGCACCGGCGCCCAGCCCGTCCACCACCTGCTGCCGGAGGCCATGCCGGCCTTTGACCTCGACCCACAGGCGCAGGAAGTGGTGAAGCAGACCTACGAAGCTTACGGGCGCTTCGACGGCTGGGAACTCAGGAACATCACGCACCTGCCCGGCTCGCCCTGGAGCCTCACCAGCGAACGCGAAGCCTACGGCCTGATCCCCGACGACCTGACCCGCAGCTACTGA
- a CDS encoding dihydrofolate reductase has translation MPTPDAAGPELVAIYAMTENRVIGKDGGMPWHLPADFAHFRRLSVGKPNIMGRKVWESLGGQALKNRLNIVLTRNPDFQAQGAVAVHSPEEALKAAGDASEIVIIGGAEIYKLYADRLTRREETIIHTVLEGDTFMPDLPGEWETISETFRPADDKNKYDLTFRTLVRRTK, from the coding sequence ATGCCCACTCCTGACGCTGCCGGGCCTGAACTGGTCGCCATTTACGCCATGACGGAAAACCGCGTGATCGGCAAGGATGGCGGGATGCCTTGGCACCTGCCCGCTGATTTCGCGCATTTCAGGCGCCTGAGTGTGGGGAAGCCGAACATCATGGGCCGCAAGGTGTGGGAGTCACTGGGCGGACAGGCATTGAAGAACCGCCTGAACATAGTCCTGACGCGCAACCCGGATTTTCAGGCCCAGGGGGCGGTGGCCGTTCACTCGCCCGAGGAAGCCCTGAAGGCGGCGGGGGACGCGTCAGAAATCGTCATCATCGGTGGGGCGGAAATTTACAAACTGTACGCTGATCGGTTGACGCGGCGGGAAGAAACGATCATTCATACGGTGCTGGAGGGCGACACCTTCATGCCCGACCTGCCCGGCGAGTGGGAAACGATCAGCGAGACATTCAGGCCAGCAGACGACAAAAACAAGTATGACCTGACCTTCAGGACGCTGGTGCGCAGAACGAAATAA
- a CDS encoding alpha/beta fold hydrolase — MPTQTQRICIEDTDIHIEGEGSQTIVMIHAWPDTYRLWDEQVQAFRDDYRCVRFTLPGFDVPDARKAYTLDDLTAFIARVVEQVSPHQPVILLLHDWGCLFGYQFAQRDPHRVASIIGVDVGDGSERTPRGLGLTLAYQGWLALAWWLGGGLGNLMTRALMRLMHVPKTPAEVTAGMNYPYFLMWFGGRESYLRTARPFAPAGPMLYVYGQDKPLMFHTPGWLRRVQQRPGSRVVSFDTGHWVMLQQPERFNRVVKEWLRQGNQP; from the coding sequence ATGCCCACCCAGACCCAGCGCATCTGCATCGAGGACACCGACATTCACATCGAGGGCGAGGGATCACAGACCATCGTGATGATTCACGCCTGGCCCGACACCTATCGCCTCTGGGACGAGCAGGTACAGGCATTCCGGGATGACTACCGCTGCGTGCGCTTCACCCTGCCCGGTTTCGACGTTCCAGACGCCCGCAAGGCTTACACGCTGGATGACCTGACCGCTTTCATCGCCAGGGTGGTCGAGCAGGTGTCCCCACACCAGCCGGTGATCCTGCTGCTGCACGACTGGGGCTGCCTGTTCGGGTATCAGTTCGCGCAGCGTGACCCGCACCGGGTCGCCAGTATCATCGGCGTGGACGTCGGAGACGGCAGCGAGCGCACGCCCCGGGGCCTGGGCCTCACGCTGGCTTACCAGGGGTGGCTGGCACTGGCCTGGTGGCTTGGTGGCGGGCTGGGCAACCTGATGACCCGCGCCCTGATGCGCCTGATGCATGTTCCGAAAACTCCGGCCGAAGTCACGGCCGGCATGAACTACCCGTACTTTCTGATGTGGTTCGGTGGGCGGGAGTCATACCTGCGCACGGCGCGGCCTTTCGCCCCGGCTGGCCCCATGCTGTACGTGTACGGGCAGGACAAGCCGCTGATGTTTCATACGCCCGGCTGGCTACGGCGGGTGCAGCAGCGCCCAGGCAGTCGGGTCGTTTCGTTCGATACGGGGCACTGGGTCATGCTTCAGCAGCCTGAACGCTTCAACCGGGTGGTGAAGGAATGGTTGCGGCAGGGTAATCAACCATAA
- a CDS encoding GNAT family N-acetyltransferase — MIELVPFSAPHRAALLNLRLAPGQESWTHLPAELLPEIEGHPARQAATVLENGIPLGMFVLSADERVEWYAGQPDPQALTLNGLSLDRGAQGRGLGTQVMDALPEYVARTFPYARRLLLCVHQTNLAALHVYRKTGWTVLRERQGKRGLLWVMEKKL; from the coding sequence ATGATCGAGCTTGTTCCCTTCAGCGCGCCCCACCGTGCGGCCCTGTTGAACCTGCGCCTGGCACCGGGGCAGGAGAGCTGGACGCACCTGCCCGCCGAACTCCTGCCGGAAATCGAGGGCCACCCGGCCCGCCAGGCCGCGACGGTGCTGGAGAACGGTATACCGCTTGGAATGTTCGTCCTGAGCGCCGACGAACGGGTGGAATGGTACGCCGGGCAGCCCGACCCGCAGGCGCTGACCCTGAACGGCCTGAGCCTTGACCGGGGTGCCCAGGGGCGCGGCCTGGGCACGCAGGTCATGGACGCCCTACCGGAATACGTCGCCCGGACTTTTCCGTATGCCCGGCGCCTGCTGCTGTGCGTCCACCAGACCAACCTCGCTGCCCTTCACGTGTACCGCAAGACCGGCTGGACGGTGCTGCGCGAGCGCCAGGGCAAACGCGGCCTGCTGTGGGTGATGGAGAAAAAACTGTGA
- a CDS encoding GNAT family N-acetyltransferase, with translation MVKTDALLCPRTLQTARLRLEPLGVRHLEHVMQTLEHQEFMRLTGTHVRYTRFEVQRLLSSLPRRGDRADWAILDREDGQYLGEVVLNDLDGYNQSMNFRILLAHPELVGQGYGTEATNAVVEYGFHLVGLHRISLSVYAFNPRARRVYEKCGFSFEGTQRDALCWEGQWVDQFLMSILKTDPRPDVKLEFGPGGSVSARVMSPQAR, from the coding sequence ATGGTGAAGACCGACGCCCTGCTCTGCCCCCGGACGCTCCAGACCGCCCGGTTGCGCCTGGAACCGCTGGGCGTGCGTCACCTGGAACACGTCATGCAGACCCTGGAACACCAGGAATTCATGCGCCTGACCGGCACGCATGTCCGCTACACGCGCTTCGAGGTGCAGCGCCTGCTGAGCAGCCTGCCGCGCCGGGGTGACCGGGCCGACTGGGCCATCCTTGACCGCGAGGACGGGCAGTACCTGGGTGAAGTCGTGCTGAATGACCTGGACGGTTACAACCAGAGCATGAACTTCCGCATCCTGCTGGCTCACCCGGAACTGGTCGGGCAGGGATACGGCACGGAAGCCACGAACGCCGTGGTGGAATACGGCTTTCACCTGGTGGGCCTGCACCGCATCAGCCTGAGCGTGTACGCCTTCAACCCTCGGGCGCGGCGCGTGTACGAGAAGTGCGGCTTCTCCTTCGAGGGCACGCAGCGCGACGCCCTGTGCTGGGAGGGCCAGTGGGTCGATCAATTCCTGATGTCGATCCTCAAAACCGACCCACGCCCGGACGTGAAACTGGAGTTCGGCCCAGGCGGCAGCGTATCCGCCCGGGTCATGTCGCCGCAGGCCAGATGA
- a CDS encoding deaminase: MTRPTFDDLGLATAKLWATRSTDEKFQVGACLLDRHHRVVGVGYNGRAAGEANERESLVHGLSGFIHAEVNALLAANWNGEGHTLYVTHAPCAACARLIVNSRRVSRVVYAAPYAEAPRLEANLPGGPDILRAAEIEVIHAHS, encoded by the coding sequence ATGACCCGCCCGACTTTCGATGATCTGGGGCTGGCCACAGCAAAATTGTGGGCGACGCGCAGCACGGACGAGAAATTTCAGGTGGGCGCGTGCCTGCTCGACCGGCACCACCGCGTGGTGGGCGTGGGGTACAACGGGCGGGCAGCCGGCGAAGCCAATGAGCGCGAAAGTCTGGTTCACGGCCTGTCGGGCTTTATTCACGCCGAAGTGAATGCGCTGCTGGCCGCCAACTGGAACGGCGAGGGCCACACGCTGTATGTCACGCACGCGCCCTGCGCTGCCTGCGCCCGCCTGATCGTGAATTCGCGCCGGGTGAGCCGCGTGGTGTACGCCGCGCCTTACGCCGAAGCCCCCCGCCTGGAAGCCAATTTACCGGGTGGGCCGGACATTCTGCGGGCCGCCGAAATCGAGGTCATTCATGCCCACTCCTGA
- a CDS encoding HIT family protein encodes MSGDSCIFCQIVAGEAEASLVAENDLCLAFLTIGPFNTGHTLVVPRRHAATFTDLTPEEASALIQLSQRVAQALQQSELPCEGFNLWMANGKAAFQDVFHAHMHVFPRLKDDGFKVEVSWPQPSRAELNGVAAQLRAALEQSA; translated from the coding sequence ATGAGCGGGGACAGCTGCATTTTTTGCCAGATCGTGGCCGGTGAGGCGGAAGCCAGCCTGGTCGCCGAGAATGACCTGTGTCTGGCGTTCCTGACCATCGGGCCGTTCAACACAGGGCACACGCTGGTGGTGCCCCGGCGCCACGCGGCCACCTTCACGGACCTGACGCCCGAGGAAGCCAGCGCCCTGATTCAGCTTTCTCAACGGGTCGCTCAGGCCCTCCAGCAAAGCGAATTGCCCTGCGAGGGCTTCAACCTGTGGATGGCGAACGGCAAGGCGGCTTTTCAGGATGTTTTTCATGCCCACATGCACGTTTTCCCGCGTTTGAAAGACGACGGATTCAAGGTGGAAGTGTCTTGGCCACAGCCTTCACGCGCCGAGTTGAATGGCGTGGCCGCGCAACTTCGCGCTGCGCTGGAGCAGAGCGCATGA
- the mscL gene encoding large conductance mechanosensitive channel protein MscL — protein MWEGFRNFLMRGNVVELATAVVIGGAFTKIVDGFMKGFVEPLIKLILGSSDPAKSLEVISVGGFPVGMLLAAIVNFLLTAAVVYFFLIRPLSSFAARFAPPPPPPGEDITLLREIRDLLKTQNVR, from the coding sequence ATGTGGGAAGGATTTCGCAATTTCTTGATGCGGGGCAACGTCGTCGAACTGGCCACCGCTGTGGTGATCGGTGGAGCTTTTACCAAGATCGTCGACGGCTTCATGAAGGGGTTTGTGGAGCCCCTGATCAAACTGATTCTGGGCAGCAGCGATCCGGCCAAGTCTCTGGAAGTCATCTCGGTGGGTGGTTTTCCGGTGGGTATGCTGCTGGCGGCCATCGTCAATTTCCTGCTGACGGCGGCGGTGGTGTATTTCTTCCTGATTCGCCCGCTCAGCAGTTTCGCCGCCCGTTTTGCTCCCCCGCCTCCCCCCCCCGGTGAAGACATCACTCTGCTGCGCGAGATCCGCGACCTGTTGAAGACCCAGAACGTCCGCTGA
- a CDS encoding response regulator, with protein sequence MTPSARALPHILVVDDSGGVRRKVERMLAPYVRVTLAESVPDALRALTPCMQLVLSDVQMPGESGLELAAILKRQRPDLPVILCTGVVDVETRSRAQALGVEAVLRKPLLSEPLLKVIRQWLGRETGEPGHPAPAQLAAVGPASVPEAPVLPTAAPASLPQESVLLDIDPLDELCRQPGVLSAAQLDESGIVQRQWNLPLPPELGHLAVNVLAGVYGVAGELGSVWPPGQFLQVQLLDRVWLVGRWRGQRLTLVVRDEQVAGRVLQRLQALGDPHQV encoded by the coding sequence ATGACTCCTTCGGCGCGCGCCTTGCCGCACATATTGGTGGTGGATGACAGTGGGGGCGTGCGCCGCAAGGTGGAGCGCATGCTCGCGCCTTACGTGCGGGTGACCCTGGCAGAAAGCGTGCCCGACGCGCTGCGGGCCCTGACGCCGTGCATGCAACTGGTGCTGTCGGACGTGCAGATGCCCGGCGAGAGCGGCCTGGAACTGGCGGCGATTCTGAAACGCCAGCGGCCCGACCTGCCGGTGATTCTGTGCACCGGCGTGGTCGATGTCGAAACCCGTTCCCGCGCCCAGGCGCTGGGGGTGGAGGCCGTGCTGCGTAAGCCGCTGCTGTCAGAGCCGCTCCTGAAGGTCATCCGGCAGTGGCTGGGGCGCGAGACCGGGGAACCAGGTCACCCGGCACCGGCGCAGCTGGCGGCTGTGGGGCCCGCCAGCGTCCCTGAAGCCCCGGTGTTGCCCACTGCCGCGCCAGCCTCCCTGCCGCAGGAGAGTGTCTTACTGGACATTGACCCCCTGGACGAGCTGTGCCGGCAACCTGGGGTGTTGTCGGCGGCGCAGCTGGACGAGTCCGGGATAGTGCAGCGGCAATGGAACCTGCCTTTGCCGCCGGAGCTGGGGCATCTGGCCGTGAATGTCCTGGCAGGCGTATATGGGGTCGCCGGTGAACTGGGGTCGGTGTGGCCGCCGGGCCAGTTCCTGCAGGTGCAATTGCTCGACCGGGTGTGGCTCGTGGGGCGCTGGAGGGGTCAGCGCCTGACCCTGGTGGTACGCGACGAGCAGGTGGCCGGGCGAGTGTTGCAGAGATTACAGGCGCTGGGCGACCCGCACCAAGTGTGA
- a CDS encoding M16 family metallopeptidase has product MKHVLPSGLTLLLESDPHAQSVAAGYFVNTGARDERPSEMGCSHFLEHLMFKGSEELDAVTLNERLDDLGGHSNAFTSEEATVYHAAALPERLDELLDTLTHLMRPALRDADLQAERGVILEEIAMYAEQPGVCVVDELRGDYYGPHPLGHRVLGTVETVSALTQGQLARNHRERYGAQHVTLVLVGAFDEQAALDWASRELASWPAGRPTPPVPAPQPPAQSSFRHLHDPSLHRVQVALTTPGLGVRHPLREAAALLADLLGGDGGALYWALVDTGLADMADLAHLDYRDSGVFEGGFSCDPGRLDAVLSAYLNVLSGAQALITEAAVRRAARKAAVATLLRAETPQGRLFTLGMEYLAVGEVRSNAELAARFTRVTAADVREVLRLCPLHPVTGVILGP; this is encoded by the coding sequence ACCGGCGCGCGCGACGAGCGGCCCAGCGAGATGGGGTGCAGCCACTTTCTGGAGCACCTGATGTTCAAGGGCAGCGAGGAACTGGACGCTGTGACCCTCAACGAGCGCCTGGACGACCTGGGCGGTCACTCGAACGCCTTCACCAGCGAGGAAGCCACGGTGTACCACGCCGCGGCGCTGCCCGAGCGTCTGGACGAACTGCTGGACACGTTGACGCACCTGATGCGCCCGGCCCTGCGTGACGCGGACCTTCAGGCCGAGCGGGGCGTCATTCTGGAAGAAATCGCCATGTACGCCGAGCAGCCGGGCGTGTGCGTCGTGGACGAACTGCGCGGCGACTACTACGGGCCTCACCCGCTGGGGCACCGCGTCCTGGGCACCGTGGAGACGGTGTCGGCCCTGACGCAGGGGCAACTGGCCCGCAACCACCGGGAACGCTACGGAGCGCAGCACGTCACGCTGGTGCTGGTGGGCGCCTTCGACGAGCAGGCGGCCCTCGACTGGGCCAGCCGCGAACTGGCGTCCTGGCCCGCAGGCCGGCCGACGCCCCCGGTGCCGGCACCGCAGCCGCCCGCGCAGAGTTCCTTCCGGCACCTGCATGACCCCAGCCTGCACCGCGTGCAGGTGGCCCTGACCACGCCGGGCCTGGGCGTTCGGCACCCGCTGCGCGAGGCGGCCGCGCTGCTGGCCGACCTGCTGGGCGGCGACGGCGGGGCGCTGTACTGGGCGCTGGTCGACACTGGCCTGGCCGACATGGCCGACCTGGCGCACCTGGACTACCGCGACAGCGGCGTGTTCGAGGGCGGGTTTTCCTGCGATCCCGGGCGCCTGGACGCGGTGCTGAGCGCCTACCTGAACGTCCTGTCCGGTGCCCAGGCCCTGATTACCGAGGCGGCAGTGCGTCGCGCCGCCCGCAAGGCCGCGGTGGCCACCCTGCTGCGCGCCGAAACTCCGCAGGGCCGCCTGTTCACGCTGGGCATGGAGTACCTCGCGGTGGGTGAAGTGCGCAGCAATGCCGAGCTCGCCGCCCGCTTCACCCGCGTGACGGCCGCCGACGTGCGCGAGGTGCTGCGCCTGTGCCCGCTGCACCCCGTGACCGGCGTCATTCTGGGGCCGTGA
- a CDS encoding GNAT family N-acetyltransferase has protein sequence MSLTVRTATQQDLPALLKLYTQLSARHQPPAALTQAVRHDMLRHPGMHVLLAELEGRVVGTLTVSFLPNRTRLARPYGVIENVVVDFSARRQGVGQALMAAAETLAHGVKAYKLMLMTGHQVETAQPFYRSCVYDQHSKVPFEKRFI, from the coding sequence GTGAGCCTGACTGTCCGAACGGCCACCCAGCAGGATCTGCCGGCCCTGCTGAAACTCTACACGCAGCTCAGTGCCCGTCACCAGCCACCGGCCGCGCTCACGCAGGCGGTCAGGCACGACATGCTGCGTCACCCCGGCATGCACGTGCTGCTGGCAGAACTGGAGGGGCGGGTGGTCGGCACGCTGACGGTTTCGTTTCTTCCCAACCGGACCCGGCTGGCGCGGCCTTACGGCGTGATCGAGAATGTCGTGGTGGACTTTTCAGCGCGCCGCCAGGGGGTCGGTCAGGCCCTGATGGCGGCGGCCGAAACCCTGGCGCACGGGGTCAAGGCCTACAAGTTGATGCTGATGACCGGACATCAGGTCGAGACGGCCCAGCCGTTCTACCGCAGCTGTGTGTACGACCAGCACAGCAAAGTTCCTTTCGAAAAGCGCTTTATCTGA
- a CDS encoding agmatine deiminase family protein, whose product MKHFSPDDSTPRDLGFAMPAEWEPHAATWMSWPADDDLWFGHLEGVRGEFAGLVSTIARFEPVHLLVRDEESEADARGRLEGVNVKFHRVPLDDVWMRDNGPIFVKRTGAGGRGEVALVNWRFNAWGGKFHWQNDDRVPEYVASTMNAGHWDMNIVLEGGGLEVNGAGVGLTTRSCFLTDTRNPGLTEEGYTYLLSDMLGVRKLLWLDGGLENDHTDGHIDTITRFTDERTIVTSVEPDVNDPNHAVMSKNLADLREMTDAGGQPFRIVELPLPAEYLEGAEGRLPPTYANFYIGNGFVVVPQYGDPNDARALEVLRPLFPGREVIGLPSRQIIEGGGSFHCVTQQQPAGTVWKGE is encoded by the coding sequence ATGAAGCACTTTTCGCCTGACGATTCGACGCCACGTGACCTGGGGTTTGCCATGCCGGCCGAGTGGGAGCCGCACGCGGCCACCTGGATGAGCTGGCCGGCCGACGATGACCTGTGGTTTGGTCACCTGGAAGGCGTGCGCGGTGAGTTTGCCGGGCTGGTCAGCACCATTGCGCGGTTCGAGCCGGTGCATCTGCTGGTGCGGGACGAAGAGTCGGAAGCGGATGCGCGCGGCCGCCTGGAAGGGGTGAACGTGAAGTTCCACCGCGTGCCGCTGGACGACGTGTGGATGCGTGACAACGGCCCCATTTTCGTAAAGAGAACTGGAGCCGGGGGAAGGGGCGAAGTGGCCCTCGTGAACTGGCGTTTCAACGCCTGGGGCGGCAAGTTCCACTGGCAAAACGACGACCGCGTGCCGGAGTACGTGGCCAGCACCATGAACGCGGGCCACTGGGACATGAACATCGTGCTGGAAGGCGGCGGGCTGGAAGTGAACGGTGCAGGCGTGGGCCTCACCACACGCTCGTGTTTTCTGACCGACACGCGCAATCCGGGCCTCACCGAGGAGGGTTATACCTATTTGCTGAGTGACATGCTGGGTGTAAGAAAGCTGCTGTGGCTGGACGGCGGACTGGAAAACGACCACACCGACGGGCACATCGACACCATCACGCGTTTCACGGACGAGCGCACCATCGTGACCAGCGTGGAGCCGGATGTCAACGACCCGAATCACGCCGTGATGAGCAAGAACCTGGCCGACCTGCGCGAGATGACGGACGCGGGCGGGCAACCCTTCCGGATCGTGGAATTGCCGCTGCCCGCCGAGTACCTGGAGGGCGCCGAGGGGCGTCTGCCGCCCACCTACGCAAATTTCTACATCGGCAACGGGTTCGTGGTGGTGCCGCAGTACGGTGACCCGAACGACGCGCGGGCGCTGGAGGTGCTGCGCCCGCTGTTTCCGGGGCGCGAGGTGATCGGCCTGCCCAGCCGCCAGATTATCGAGGGGGGCGGCAGTTTTCACTGCGTGACCCAGCAGCAACCGGCGGGAACGGTCTGGAAGGGAGAGTAG
- the lpdA gene encoding dihydrolipoyl dehydrogenase, translating into MTKSYDFDVLVIGAGPGGYHAAIRAAQLGLKTACAERESVGGVCLNVGCIPTKALLHAGDIRAEARHASDFGLQLAEQRMDIAKLNGWKDGIVKKLTGGVSGLFKANKVTHLIGNASFVDDHTVQVGDKTYTAASIIIATGSEPARLPGLDVDQQGIVDSTGALVMPDPVPARMLCVGGGVIGFEFAHIYNNMGSQVKVIEFLPTIIPGADADAVKAFQKSMEKQGIKVAVQTKANRAEKKQDGIHVELENVKTGEKSVEVFDRVLVAVGRRPRTDGLNPEKAGVTVTERGFVPADSKQRTNVPHIYSIGDVASNPMLAHKAMKEGLVAAEVIAGKPAEQDAVAIPGVVYTNPELAWVGLTEQEAKDKGYEVKIGNFPFAASGRAMTLQQTDGFVKMVVEKDTDLVLGVHIVGPRASDILSEASLALEMGATATDIALTIHAHPTLGEAMLEGAESAHKQAIHIVNR; encoded by the coding sequence ATGACCAAGTCCTACGACTTTGATGTTCTGGTGATCGGCGCTGGCCCCGGTGGCTACCACGCCGCCATTCGCGCCGCGCAGCTGGGCCTGAAGACCGCCTGTGCCGAACGCGAAAGTGTGGGCGGCGTGTGCCTCAACGTGGGCTGCATTCCCACCAAGGCCCTGCTGCACGCCGGGGACATCCGCGCTGAGGCCCGCCACGCCAGCGACTTCGGCCTGCAACTGGCCGAGCAGCGCATGGACATCGCCAAGCTGAACGGCTGGAAAGACGGCATCGTCAAGAAACTCACCGGGGGCGTCAGCGGGCTGTTCAAGGCCAACAAGGTCACGCACCTGATCGGCAACGCCAGCTTCGTGGACGACCACACCGTGCAGGTCGGCGACAAGACGTACACCGCCGCCAGCATCATCATCGCCACCGGCAGTGAACCCGCCCGGCTGCCTGGCCTGGACGTGGATCAGCAGGGCATCGTGGACAGCACCGGCGCCCTGGTCATGCCCGACCCGGTGCCCGCCCGCATGCTGTGCGTCGGCGGCGGCGTGATCGGCTTCGAGTTCGCGCACATCTACAACAACATGGGAAGCCAGGTCAAAGTCATCGAGTTCCTGCCCACCATCATTCCCGGCGCCGACGCCGACGCCGTGAAAGCCTTCCAGAAAAGCATGGAGAAGCAGGGCATCAAGGTGGCCGTGCAGACCAAGGCCAACCGGGCCGAGAAGAAACAGGACGGCATCCATGTGGAGCTGGAGAACGTCAAGACCGGCGAGAAATCAGTCGAGGTCTTCGACCGGGTGCTGGTCGCCGTGGGCCGCCGACCCCGCACCGACGGCCTGAATCCCGAGAAAGCCGGCGTGACCGTCACCGAACGGGGCTTCGTTCCCGCCGACAGCAAGCAGCGCACCAACGTTCCGCACATCTACAGCATCGGGGACGTGGCCTCGAACCCCATGCTGGCCCACAAGGCCATGAAGGAGGGCCTGGTGGCCGCCGAGGTCATTGCCGGCAAACCCGCCGAGCAGGACGCCGTGGCCATTCCCGGCGTGGTGTACACCAACCCCGAGCTGGCGTGGGTGGGCCTGACCGAGCAGGAAGCCAAGGACAAGGGCTATGAGGTCAAAATCGGCAACTTCCCCTTCGCCGCTTCGGGCCGCGCCATGACCCTGCAACAGACCGACGGCTTCGTGAAGATGGTCGTCGAGAAAGACACGGACCTGGTGCTGGGCGTGCACATCGTCGGCCCCCGTGCCAGCGACATTCTGAGCGAGGCCAGCCTGGCGCTGGAAATGGGCGCCACCGCCACCGACATCGCGCTGACCATCCACGCCCACCCCACCCTGGGCGAGGCCATGCTGGAGGGCGCCGAGTCCGCCCACAAGCAGGCCATTCACATCGTCAACCGCTGA